The DNA region CGCCTGAGCCACGGTGCCGACCCATGAGCGCTCCTGGGCGGGGAGCTCGCCGAACCAGCGGTAGTCGGCGTCCAGCTCTCGCAGGGCGGCCGTCGCCAACTTCCCCGTGCCCGACTTGAGCCTGCGCAGAGTTTCGTGGCGAACATCAACCGTGGCGACCATATCTCAAGCATAAGGCCAAATTGTGAGTGTTGCACAAAAACGCGCCCCCATAATGGGGGGCAAGAAAAGGCACAAAGTGGGGCAAAAGGGGGCATCCACGCCACGAAATCGGTTTGAGATTGGGCAGTCTCACAGTTGAAGGCGCCTCATGAGCGCTCACCGAGCGGCCGACAGCCGTCCTCGCTAGGCTTGTCGGCATAGCGAAAGCGGGAATGTCATGGACGCCAAGCCCCGGCCTCTACTTGGATCCCTACTCGGGCTGTTGCTCGGAATCGTCGTTGTCGCCTTGCTGTGGCAACTGGGCGTGGTGCCGCCGGATCGGCTTGTCCTGTTTGGAGTTCTCGCTGTCACGGTAGCTCTCGTGACGATCATTCTGACGCAGCGCACCGTGCTCGTGCGCAAGCGCTTCGTCATGTTGATGGTGTTGAGCGGGCTCTTGGCCGGAGTCGCCGTCGCGGGCATCCCGGACGCGATCGCAGGGGGATCGATAACGGACGGGTGCTCAGCCGATGGAACATCGTCGCTCGGCAGCAAGACGCCAGCCCAGACATCGATCGCCGACCCCTTTGCCGTCACCAGGACCGATACGGTGCAGTGGACCGCTGGGTCGACGGCTGTCTTGACGAACTGGCGGAGCGCGCTCGGCATGGACGTCGGAGGCTTCCAGGTGAAGACCTGGAGCGGTAGTTCCGCCAACAATGACCAGAAGCAGTCAAATTCTGGGTCTGCGGCTGTCGCGAGTCATCTGAAGGATATCGAGGGCAGCACGGGGATCACGCTTGCCGGGATTTACCACATGTACGGCCACCTCGATGCTGACCAACGCACGTGCGACATGAGCGCCTATGTGCGGGTGCAGGGTGAAGGGGCGTTCACGGGCGCCCTCAACAGGGGCTTGTGGATCGCCCTTGGTGCGTTGAGCCTCATCACCATCATCATGGCCGGCGTGGTTCGGCACTCCATCACGAGGGCAGCACGCGCCGCCGCGAGCGGTTTGGCACCCATGGCAGCGGCCCAGCCGCCCGCGACCAGCAAGCCTCCTGCGGAGCCAACGCAACCGTCCGAGGCTGGTCGTCAGACGAGTACCGACACCCGGAGTCGCCCACCCCAGGAGCCAAACAAGGCCGCGCCCGCGTCGAGGGAGACACCCGGTAGCAACGTGCGCGCAACGGACAACGCGCCGGTTGAGCAGATGGGCGCGCGGGGCGTGGAGCCGACGCAGGGCGTAGAGCCGATGCCAGGTAATGGCGAGGCTGCGGTGCCGGGAGCCGACGGAGACGTCCTCCCAGAGACCGACAATCCCGGCGCTACAACGCCTCTAAGTGACGGCCCCGAGGCGCCGCCGATTACCGACAGCCCGGACAGGCCCGCGGGTGAAGCGGGCTGATCCGCGAGACGAGGTCGGCTAGGCCACTAAAACTCTAGGCCTCGCCACCAGAGTTGCCGGAGGTGCCTTTCCTCACGTCATGCAACTCGTAGCGCTCGATCGCCTTGGCGGTGGTCCCAGCAGGCACCTCGCCCTTGCGCTCAAGTTGCTGAAGCACTCGCGCGGCCGTCGAAGGTCCGTCGATGTGGAAGAACCTACGCGCGGCTTGACGTGTATCGGAGAAGCCGAAGCCGTCCGCCCCGAGCGTCGCGTAGTCGCCGGGAATCCAGGCGCGCACCTGATCGGGAACAAGGTGATCGAAGTCGGTCGTGGCAACGAATGGACCCTGCGCGCCTGCAAGCCTGCGCGTGAGGAACGGAATGCGTGCGGGCCTTTCGGGATACAAGAACTCGTCGCGCTCACAGCTGAGGGCCTCGCGGCGAAGTTCCGACCACGACGTCACGGACCACACGGTTGCGTGCACGTTCCAGTGGGCCTCGAGCAGTTCCTGAGCCTCAAGCGCCCACGGCACCGCAACGCCTGAAGCGAGAATCTGTGCCTGCGGTCCATCGCCAGGCGCGGCATCGGCGACCTTGTGGATGCCCTTGATGATGCCCTCGATGTCCACGTCCTCGGGCTCGACGGGTTGCTGGATCGGCTCGTTGTACACGGTGATGTAGAACATGACGTTCTGGTCGCGGCCATCGCCTGGGCCGTACATGCGCTCGATGCCGTCACGCACAATGTGCCTGATCTCGTAGCCGAACGCAGGGTCATAGATGACCATTGCCGTGTTGGTGCCAGCGAGGATCGGCGAGTGGCCATCGGCGTGCTGCAGGCCCTCTCCCGTAAGCGTGGTGCGGCCTGCGGTGGCGCCGATGATGAAGCCTCGGGTCATTTGGTCGCCCGCGGCCCAGAACTGGTCGCCCGTGCGCTGGAATCCGAACATTGAATAGAAGATGTAGACCGGAACCAGGGGATACCCGTGCGTCGCGTACGACGTGCCTACGGCCTGGAATGCGGCCGCGGAGCCAGCCTCGTTGATCCCAGTGTGCATGATCTTGCCCTGCTCGGACTCCTTGTAGCTGAGCATGAGTTCGCGGTCGACCGGCAAGTAGTTCTGGCCCTGGGTATTGAAGATCTTGGCGGTGGGGAAGATCGCATCAAGGCCGAACGTGCGCGCCTCATCGGGGATGATCGGGACGATGCGATGGCCGAAGTTCTTGTCTTTGATGAGGTCCTTGAGCAAGCGAACGAACGCCATCGTGGTCGCGGCCTCTTGCTTGCCGGAGCCCTTCGCGAGGAGGTCGTAGACGGCGGGATCGGGCATCTCGATGGGATCGTGAGACACGCGCCTTTCGGGAACGAAGCCCCCCAACACCTTGCGCCGGCCAAGCATGTACTGGATCGCGGGGTCGTCCATGCCTGGGTGGAAGTACGGCGGGTTGTACGGGTCGTCGTCGATCTGCGCGTCCGTGAACGGGATGCTAAACGTGTCGCGCAGCACCTTGAGGTCCGCGGCCGCAAGCTTCTTCATCTGGTGAGTCGAGTTGCGGGCAGCAAAGTTGGTGCCCAGCCCGTAGCCCTTGATCGTCTTGGCAAGGATGACCGTGGGCTTGCCGTTCTTCTCCGTCGTGGCCTTGGCGTAGGCGGCGTAGAGCTTCTGGTAGTCGTGGCCGCCACGCTTGAGCGCCCAGATCTCGTCGTCGGTCATGTCGGCGACAAGTTCCTTGGCGCGAGGGTCGCCGCCGAAGAACTGATCGCGGATGAAGGCACCCGACTCGGCGCGGAACGTCTGGAAGTCGCCGTCGGGGACGGTGTTCATGAGGTTGACGAGCGCACCCTCGTCGTCGCGAGCGAGTAGCGGGTCCCAGTTGCGGCCCCAAATGACCTTGATGACGTTCCAACCGGCACCGCGGAAGAATGCCTCGAGTTCCTGAATGATCTTGCCGTTGCCTCGCACGGGGCCGTCGAGACGCTGCAGGTTGCAGTTGACGACGAACGTGAGGTTGTCGAGCTTCTGGTTGGCCGCGTGTTGCAACATCCCGCGGCTCTCCGGCTCGTCCATCTCGCCGTCGCCAAGGAACGCCCACACATGCTGCTCGGACGTGTCCTTGAGGCCGCGCAGTTGGAGGTAGCGGTTGGTCCATGCCTGGTAGATCGCCGACGCGGGGCCAAGACCCATCGAGACGGTGGGGAACTCCCACAAGTCGGGCATGAGGCGCGGGTGCGGGTAGGACGACAAGCCGCGGCCGGGGCCCGACTTCTCTTGCCTAAACGAGTCGAGGTCATCCTCGTTGAAACGGCCCTCGACCAGTCCACGCGCATATACGCCCGGCGCGGCGTGGCCCTGGAAGTAGACGTGGTCGCCGCCTCCCGGGTGGTCCTTGCCCTTGAAGAAGTGATTGAGGCCGACTTCGTACAGCGTCGCGACGGACGCGTAGGACGAGATGTGGCCACCGACACCCTTGCCCGCTGCCTGGGCGCGAGTCACCATCACCGCGGCGTTCCAACGAATCCATCCGCGGTAGCGACGCTCGATTTCCTCGTCGCCGGGAAACTCCGGCTCGTCGTCAACGTGGATGGTGTTGACGTAGGGCGTGTTCAGGCTGAGCGGAACGGAAAGTTGCTTGGAGGCGGCGTGCTCAACCATCCTGTCGATGACGAACTCGGCACGCGTGGCGCCGCGTTCTTCAATCATCCCGTCGAGCGACTCGAGCCACTCGTTGGTCTCTGCCGGGTCCTTGTCAAGCGGGCCGTGTTGTGCCACAGGGGACCTTTCGTAGGGGCGCAGGGTGTCGCGCCACGTCATGAGGATTCGTGGTTGCGGGGATGCCGCGTACCCCAACATTCTTGCCATATCCAGCCGCATTGTCACGCCAGCATGGGCCCGATGCCCTGGGAAGTACCCCAAACTACCCGCCTAGGTTGCTCTGGGCCGTTGCGACGGGCCATGGTCGCCCCGTACTGTGTAGCGAACGAGCAACGAATACGGCGCTCCCGACGGAAAGAGGTACGCAGGCCGTGGCCACCACAGAGGGCTCGGAGACGCTAGACGTCTCCGTAGTGTCACGACTTGGGCTCAACCCCGGCATGGTCGTGCAGGAATTCGGCTTCGACGCCGACGTGTGCGAGGCGCTGAGGGCGGGCATCGAGGCCGTTACAGGCGAAAAACTTGTTGACGAGGAGTTCGGAGACGTCACCGACTTCGCGATCGTCTGGTTCCGTGAGGGCGACGATGATCTCGCCGATTTGTTGATGGACGTTCAGGCGCTTCTCGATTCGGGAGGCCAAGTATTGCTCTTGACGCCCAAGGCGGGCCGTGCTGGCCACGTTCCACCGCACACGGTCCAAGAGGGGTCGTCACTTGGCGGCATGCACGCCACCTCGACCTTCGTGGTCGACGCGGATTGGGCGGCAACGGTGCTTGTGGAAAAGGGTCGCTCGAAGTGACCCACCCCCTTGTGGGTCATCCAGCTCCCGATTTCAACCTTTCTGATCAGGACGGCGTGCCCGTGTCCCTCGTGGACCTTCGCGGCTCAGAGGCGCTCATTGTCTTTGTTCCCTTCGCGTTCTCACCCGTGTGCACGTATGAGCTCGAACAGTTGCGGGATGCGAGCGATCTCACGGCAGCGGGCGCGCGCATCCTGATCGTCAATTGCGACTCGACCTACGTCAACCAAGAGTGGGCGTATCAAAACAAGTTCGACGGCACGCTGCTCAGTGACTTCTGGCCGCACGGCGCAATGAGCGAGAGCTTTGGGGTCTTCGACGAGGAACTTGGGCGCGCGGGGCGCGGCACCTTCCACATCGACGCCAGTGGCATCGTCGATTGGGTCTTGGTGAACCCCACGGGCGATGCGCGCGACCTGGCCGAATACCGCAAGGTCTTGGGCGTTACCGCATAGTTGCGACTCACGTGATGGGCGGCGTGCTCCCTGGGACGCCTCCCGATGGTGAAGAATGGTCCAGGGCCCTTAGCTCAGTTGGTTAGAGCACTGCGCTTACACCGCAGGTGTCATCGGTTCGAGTCCGGTAGGGCCCACTAAAGAGAATCAAGGCGGTCGCCTCGAGCCGACCGGGTCAGGAAGTGCGCGTGGCCACTGTCGCCGATGTCGTTGCTTGGGCCGATCGCCGCTACCCGCCGAAGCTTGCCGAGGATTGGGATGCTCCGGGGCTGTCGGTTGGCGATCCGCGCCGGGTCGTACGGCATGTGCGCTTTGCGGTTGACCCCACCATTGCCGTGGCCCGCGAGGCGATCGCGGCCGGCGCCGACATGCTCATCACTCACCACCCACTCATGCTGCGCGGCGTCACCACCGTCGCGGCCAATACCGCCCAGGGCGCGGTGGTCCACACGCTCATCGGCAATGGCTGCGCGCTCTTCGCCGCGCACACCAACGCCGATGCCGTCGACGGGGGAGTCGCCGAGGCGCTCGCGCTCGCGATCGGGATGAATGTCGAGGGGCCGCTTGTGCCCGTCGAGCCCGGGTCCGTCGATGGCACCGGTCGCATCGGGACCATCGCGCCGACGTCCCTGCGGGAATTTGCCGCCAGGGTCGCCGCCGTACTGCCCGCCACCGCGGGAGGCGTGTTGTTTGCCGGGAATCCCGACGGAATGGTCACGAGCGTCGCGGTCGTTGGCGGTTCAGGAGGCTCCTTCATCGGCGATGCCGTGTCCTCAGGTGTTGATGCGTTCGTCACCGCCGACCTGCGCCACCACCCAGCGACCGACGCCCGCGAGGCCGCCGCGCTTACCGACGGCAAGCCGTACCTCGTCAGCGTGTCCCACTCGGCATCCGAGTCGCTGTGGCTTGAAGGGGCCGCCGGCGAGCTGGCTCAAGCGCTCGATGTGACCACCTCGGTGAGTACGCTAAACACCGATCCATGGACAGGCCACGCGCCGTCCACCATTTAAGGAGACACAGTGCCCAAGGCCCCAGCAGCGGACCAACTGCGGTTGCTGACCGTTCAGGAGCTCGACACGCGCGCGGCTCAGGCCCGCCACCGCCTCGACTCGCTTGAGTCCAAGGCGGAGCTCCAGAAGCTGCTCGAGCGCGAGGGTGAGCTGACGGGCCGGCGCATCGAGGCCGACACCGCCATTTCGGACCTCAAGCGCGAGGTCACCAAAGCGGAGGACGACGTGCAGTCGGTGCGTGCCCGCGCCAAGCGAGACAACGACAGGCTCCTGGTGGGCGGCCAGACTCCCCGCGATCTGCAGGGGCTGCAGTCCGAGCTTGAGGTCTTGGTGAAGAGGCAATCCGACCTCGAGGAGATCGAGCTCGATGCGATGCAGCGACTCGAGGACGCCGAATCCGTTGCGGACGGTGTCGTTGCCGAGGCCGCCGTGATTGCGGCAGCGCTCGCAGATGTCCGTGCACGCGTCGAGACCGAGTCCGCCGCGATCGAAGCGGAACTCGCCGACGTGGCGCGCGAACGGATCAACGCTACCTTCAACCTCGACGAGTCTCTGCTGGCGCTCTACGAGAAGTTGCGCGCCCAGAACGGCGATTCCGGTGCGGCCGCGCTCACGCGCGGAACCTGCCAGGGATGCCACATGAGCCTCAATCCCGCGGACCTCGCGGGCATCGAGGCGACCCCGGCGGACGAGGTCGTCAGGTGCGAGGAATGCGGCAGGATCCTCGTGCGTGGGACGACCGCGTGAGTGGTGAGCAAGGCGCATCGGTCGAGGCCACCGCGCCGTTGGTGTCTCTAGAGTCCTCCGAAGCGCACCTCATTTCTCCGCTCACGATCGTCTTGGTGAGGCATGGCGTGACCGATATGACGGTCACCCGCAACTTCTCTGGCGGACAGGTTGAGGGCCCAGGCCTGAATGCTGCGGGCCGCGTCCAGGCCGCCAAGGCCGCCGATGCCGTCTACGCCATCGGCCGCAAGTCGTGGATGAAGTTGCCGCGGGTCTCGCGGGTCTTCGCGTCCCCATTGACTCGGACTCAAGAGACGGGTGCCGCGGTCGCGCGTCGGCTCGGCCTGCACGTGGAGACCGAGCCCTTGCTGCGCGAGGTGGAATTTGGGCGTTGGGAGGGCCTCACGGCCGAGCAAATCGTTCTCCAGGATGGCGACGCGGTTCATCGGTGGCGCTTTGGTGAGATTGCCGCGCCCGGCGGCGAGTCCTTTGACGACGTTGGCGCCCGACTCGACGAGGTGCTGCGCGGCTTTGCCGCAGAACACGCGCGGCTGAGCGAATCAGGAGACGACGTCGAACGGGCCTGGTCCGCCGTCGCGCACGCGGTCGCCATCAAGTGTGCCGTCGGCGTCTCCCTCGGGGTCGACAAGCGATCGTGGGGAGCGATGTGGCCCGAGCCCGCATCCCTCACCATCCTGCAACTGCGAGTCTCCCGCGAAGGCGACATCGTCGAGAGGCACCTCATGTGCCTCGGAGCGCCCACTCACTAGCGTCGTGCCCAAGGAGGCAGTCAATGTCTGTTGCATGGATGGCACCGTTGCCGGTGTGGAGAGAACCCCGGTGGGCGTCGATCCTTCGCGCGGGCGTTCGCCTGGTCCTCGCGATCTTCTGGGCCACGGCCGCCGTGGTTGTGCCCTGGAAGGGGCCCGCGCTGATCTTCGCGGTCTTCTCCTTGATCGCGCTCGCGCACACTGCGCTCGCGATCGCGAACCGCATGAAAAACCATGGTGTGCTTCTCCAACTCATGGGCTCGGGCACCCTCGAATGGCCGCGGTCCCTGCAGGAGCAGTGGCTGCGCAGGCCAGCAGACTGGGTGGACGGAGTCGCCATCGAGGTTGTCCCCATCGACCCCATTCCCGTGCGCGCACCAGCCGCGCCGCACGTCACGCTTTCGGGCGACAGTCACGAGATCGCGCGCCTGCCGTTGTACCGCCGCACCATGGTCGAATTCATGGATGAGGTAAACACGATTCTCGCCCCGAGGGGCGTCGCGCTTGTGTGGCAGGGAACGGTACGCAAGCCCCGCGGACGCGAAGCCGACTAACCGCCGATCACGAGCGTCAGTTCGTGAGGACCCTTCGCGCACGCAACGAGCGACAGGTCCACCAAGTGCGTCCCGATCATCGTCGCCGCAGCATCAGCCACGTCCGACGGTGTCTGAGGGACGGTATCCAAGGTCAACAGATGCGCCGTGAGAAGCCCTCGTGCGTGCTTCGCCATGTGGCTCACCACCGAGCGAGACCCGTCGCGCTCTCTCAATACCTTCACCGCCACCCAGGGTGCGTCGATCGGCGACCAGACGGGCCCGTAGGCGCTTGACCGGCAATCCACGACGACGCCGTCCCCGGCAAGCGGGCGCAACACGGTGTCAAGGTTTCGCCTCCACAGGCCTGACAGGGACCCAATGCGGGGGATCGATGTCGTCATCGACAGGCGATACGCGGGGATCTTGTCCATGGGCGAAATGGCCCCCCAGAGCGCCGAGACGATGCGAATGCGCTCGTGGGCCCTTGCTTGCATGCGCGCGTCCCAGGAAGCCGCCTGTGCCGCGTCGTACAGCACTCCCGTGTACACGGTGGCCGCAGGTGCGGACAGGTTCTCCCACAGGGTCGTGTTGTGTCGCACCTCGGCCTCGAGCGAGGCACCGACGCCGAGCGCGGCCAAGGCGCCGCGGGTCTTGCTGACCCTCACCAGGGCATCACCCACGCGGCGGCGGATGTCGGAAAGTTCAGGGTGACTCAGGGAACTCAGCGCGACCGGCGAGCCGGTGGTGGGTGCTGTCTTGCCTTCCGACGGAGGCAAGAGGATAAGCATGAGTCCAGGGTAGTGACGATGTGCGAAGGGTCATCACCGCGTAAAGTGGTCTCGGATGAGTTGGCCAGGCGGCCGCGTTGCGGGGAGACCCGTGCCGAGGAACGTCCGGGCTCCGTAGAGCAGGGTGATGGTTAATAGCCACCCGGGGTGACCCGCGGGAAAGTGCCACAGAAAATAACCGCCTCCGGCCTCGGCCGGCGGTAAGGGTGAAAAGGTGAGGTAAGAGCTCACCGCGTCGCTGGTGACAGCGACGGTCACGGTAAACCCCACCCGGAGCAAGACCAGACAGGATGCGTTTGAGGGCTGCTCGCCCGAGTATCTGGGTAGGTTGCTAGAGGCGTGCGGCAACGTACGTCGTAGATGGATGGCCGCCCGTCTTCTTCGGAAGACGACAGAACCCGGCGTATCGGCCAACTCATCCGCCTTAAGGTTCTTTACGAGGTGGTTTGCCCTACGCACTTCTGCGTTGTCCGCACGGTGTCCGCACCGCCAGAACTTTCACGCGCCGTGCGCCGAGAGATTGGGCCCCGTGAACTCAGGTCCCAGCACGTCATCAACGGCGTCGCGGGTGCGGTCCACCGAGTCGGGCCAGAGGTGGGCATAAGTGTCTAGAGTGTCAGAAGCGCTAGCGTGTCCGAGGCGTGCTTGGACGACTTTGACATTTTCACCTCGACGAATCAGCAGGCTGGCGTAGTAGTGGCGAAGGTCGTGAGACGTGATGCGATCCACGCCTGCGGATGCGCATGCCTCATGAAGCGCGTCGTTGAACCGCCGCCACATCAATGGACGGCCCTGTTCGTCGACGAAGACTAGGTCGTCCCCATAACAGGGGCCCCGGGTCGCGAGATGCTCCTCAAGTGCATCACACACGACTTGAGGTAGGGGGACACTTCGGTAACTTGCGTCCGTTCTCAGTGGTCCGAATGATTTCCTTCCGTTGGTCGTCCGCATCAGTTGGCGGTCGATTTCGATTGTCTGAGCCTCCAGGTCAATCCGGTTTCGCGTCAAACCGAACGCTTCTGCCTGCCGGAGGCCGGTGCCAGCACAGAGAATTATCAGCGCGCGGTGGCCGGTCGGCATTGCATCTGCGAGTGCAACGATTGAGTTCGTGTCCTTGGGTCGGATCCGTCGCGGGGTTACCTTTGGCGCTTTGACGCCGTGTGCCGGAGACTCCGCAATCAGGCGGTCTGCAACCGCCTGGGGCGTCGTTCTGAGCGGCTTGGGCCGTGGGGCGCAGATCGTGGCCCACGCGGCTGGACCGGGCCGCCAACGTCTCGGCTCGCGTCCTCCGTGACTCCGGGGTGCCGACCGCTGTGGTCGTTATGGACGCCGTCTCGTGTGTCCCGCCGTGTGTCCAGTTGCTACGGAAGCCCTCCGCCAAGCCGCGGCGGTCAACATTGAGTAGACGGGGAATCAGGCCGCCAACGGTTCGTTCGAAGCCCGCTCACGACGGTGGGGCCCCTTTCAAGGGGCCCCACCGTTTGCGTTGGGAGGCGACGAAGGGACGCGCAGGGACGCGCGCTCCGGGGCTTCAACCCCGTGCTATCAACGATCCGGGCTCTGCACACGGTCTAGGGCGTGCCGCGTAAACTCGACCATCCCTCACCCGTGGGGTGAGGGATGGTCTGGCACGCGTCACCGTTGGTGCTGACAGGGAGCGGACAGAAGCGAAGTTGAACGCGAAATAGCCCTGTTGCGATTGACGCCCTGAGATAGCCTTGTCACGATACTTGCCGGTCGCGTGGAAGGGGGCGTCATGAGGCGACGACTAGTGAGCATGGTCATCGTCCTTTGCGTCGCCCTCGTTGCCGGCGGAGCCTTCGCCTACCACAGCGCCTATGCCACGTGGTGGGGAACGCCTGCTCGCCTCCATTACTGCGGGCGGGACTTCGTCCGTGGAACTCCCGATCTGACCCTCGCCGAGATCGTGGGGATCGGGGCCGCGTTGCCCGGCGATGCGCCCCATCCGGTCGTGACGGTCGCCACGGTCCCGCCGGTCGTCGGCCAACCCCTCGTCGCGGCCCTCCCCCCGCAAGCCGAACAGAGACGGCTCGGCTTGCCGTGCACCATGGCGGTCTACCTGAAGACCGGAACCGACGCGTACAGCGGTTACGTCCTCTCTGGCGGACCGTAGACGAGACCGGAGGAGACCCCTCCCCGCCCTCGACCACGCGGGATGGGCGCGCATGTCGACTAGGCGCTCTCAACGCCGCAGGTCTGGGCGACCTTGGTCGCCGTAAGTTTCGCTACTGGATCGGTGTCAGGTCACTGGTCTGACGCCGTCGCGGAAGTCATCGGGTCCTTCAGGTGACCATGCTGCCGCCCACAAGGGTCCAGGAGCGATGACCCGAACGGGATTGCCGCTGAGCGCCGAATGGGTGGCTGGGGATGTGTCCAGGGCGTGCGGATTTCGCCCGTCTTGAAGTCACGCTCAGCCGCCGTTCAAGCAGGACTCGGGCCGCATCCGGTTCGCTGACTCACCGGGGGTCAAGGGGTCGCAGGTTCAAATCCTGTCACCCCGACGAATGTGATGTCTCAAGGCATCGTTCACAGGGGCTTCTCCTTCGGGAGGGGCCTTTTGTGGTTTCCGGGGTTGGTAGTCCTTGTCGGGGTTGATGGTGTGTTCGGCGAGGATTTCGCTGGTGGTGCGGTCGATGGTGATGGTGTGGGGTCCGTTGGTCAGGACGATGACGGGGCGGTGTTTGTGGGTGCGGCCGATGCCGAGGTGGCGTAGTTGGCCTGCGTGGCGCAGGGTGATGACGCCGGAGGCGTCGATGTGGTCGAAGCGGATTCGGTAGTGGTGTCCTGCGACGTTGATTGAGGGTGCGGCTGGGGGTGTGGCGGCGTGGACGGTTGCTGGGGTGCGTCTGCCGATCGCGCGGTGGGGGCGTTCGTGGTTGTAGACGTGGGTGAATTGGTCGAGTTGGTTTTGCAGGGCGGTCAGGGTGTCGGCTGCGGGGCGTGCGGTGAGCCAGCGTTTCAGGGTTTGGTGGAAGCGTTCGATTTTGCCTTGGGTTTGAGGGTGGCCGGGGTGGCCGTTCTTCTGACGGATCCCGAGGTCGTGGATGAGCTGTTCGAACTGGCCCAGTCCTGGTGTTCCGGTGGCGAAGCGTGCGGTGAAGATGCGTCCGTTGTCGGTCAGTGTCGATGCTGGTAGCCCGTGGCGTTCCGCGGCGGCGGTGAAGGTATCGACGACTGTTTTGGCGGTTACGACCTGGTGGGCCGAGATGTGCATGATCATTCGGGAGTGGTCGTCGAGCCACGTAATGATCTCGACACCGGTGGTGTCGTCCAAGCGCCAGTGGGTCATGTCTGATTGCCAGGTCTCGTTGGGTAGGGCCGCTTCGAAACGTGTCCACGACGAGCGGGGCCGTTTGTGGGGTTGAGGTGTCACCCGGTCGGTGGCGGCAAGGATGCGGTGGATCGTGGCCCGGGACGGCACTGTCAGCCCTGAGGCGTTCATCCGGTCCAGGATCGACTCCGCACCAGCGTCGAGACCCGCAGCGGTCAGCCTGTCGCGCTCCGCCACGATCGCGTGGCGGAGCGTGTCGTCCACCCTCGTCGGGGACGTTCTGGGCGCTTTTGAGCGGGGCGCGACCGCCTCGATGCCCTGTTCGCGGTAGCGGGCCAGCAGCACCCGCAGCCACCGTTTCGATACCCCGAACCTGACGGCGGCGTCGGCAACACTCAGCCCGCCCTCCACGATCGCCAGCACCATGACCTCGTTCTTGACTCGTTGCGACATGCTCCATCGTCGTCAACGGGGTGAACGATGTCTTGAGACATAGGTGAACGATGTCCTGAGATCAGACACTGTCAGCCCGACGGGGTGAAAACAGGTCGGCCGAACGAAATCGCAACGACCACCGCCTTGTGATGGAGGTCGCCGCAGTGTGGTGTGGACGTGCGATCGAGCCGGCGCCCACGTGACGGCGCAAGCGTCTTTGCGCTGCTCAGGG from Demequina lutea includes:
- a CDS encoding tyrosine-type recombinase/integrase — encoded protein: MCAPRPKPLRTTPQAVADRLIAESPAHGVKAPKVTPRRIRPKDTNSIVALADAMPTGHRALIILCAGTGLRQAEAFGLTRNRIDLEAQTIEIDRQLMRTTNGRKSFGPLRTDASYRSVPLPQVVCDALEEHLATRGPCYGDDLVFVDEQGRPLMWRRFNDALHEACASAGVDRITSHDLRHYYASLLIRRGENVKVVQARLGHASASDTLDTYAHLWPDSVDRTRDAVDDVLGPEFTGPNLSAHGA
- a CDS encoding IS481 family transposase, yielding MSQRVKNEVMVLAIVEGGLSVADAAVRFGVSKRWLRVLLARYREQGIEAVAPRSKAPRTSPTRVDDTLRHAIVAERDRLTAAGLDAGAESILDRMNASGLTVPSRATIHRILAATDRVTPQPHKRPRSSWTRFEAALPNETWQSDMTHWRLDDTTGVEIITWLDDHSRMIMHISAHQVVTAKTVVDTFTAAAERHGLPASTLTDNGRIFTARFATGTPGLGQFEQLIHDLGIRQKNGHPGHPQTQGKIERFHQTLKRWLTARPAADTLTALQNQLDQFTHVYNHERPHRAIGRRTPATVHAATPPAAPSINVAGHHYRIRFDHIDASGVITLRHAGQLRHLGIGRTHKHRPVIVLTNGPHTITIDRTTSEILAEHTINPDKDYQPRKPQKAPPEGEAPVNDALRHHIRRGDRI